One Paenibacillus riograndensis SBR5 DNA segment encodes these proteins:
- a CDS encoding MarR family winged helix-turn-helix transcriptional regulator, protein MEEKEQQAYILGAVLTLANRLQVLGDQLDDQMTMKQWLLIAVILKSGSPAPTLSDVSAMIGSSRQNVKKMALLLEQQGFVALTKDSRDARVLRVQLTDKCRVYFSGRSGREDQFIKALFQSFDAELTRGLFRGLTRLTENIARMETDASDREKE, encoded by the coding sequence ATGGAGGAAAAAGAGCAGCAGGCTTATATCCTTGGCGCTGTTCTCACACTCGCCAACCGCCTGCAGGTATTAGGCGATCAATTGGATGACCAAATGACCATGAAGCAGTGGCTGCTGATCGCAGTCATTCTGAAGAGCGGTTCACCCGCTCCCACCCTGAGCGATGTATCCGCGATGATCGGAAGCTCCAGGCAGAATGTGAAGAAGATGGCTCTCCTGCTCGAACAGCAGGGATTTGTTGCGCTGACCAAGGATAGCCGGGATGCACGCGTTCTTCGGGTTCAGCTTACCGATAAATGCAGGGTATATTTTTCGGGGAGAAGCGGACGGGAAGACCAGTTTATAAAGGCTCTGTTTCAATCCTTCGACGCAGAGTTAACCCGTGGCCTGTTCCGCGGATTGACCCGGCTTACAGAGAACATCGCCCGCATGGAAACGGACGCATCTGATCGGGAAAAGGAGTAG
- a CDS encoding serine hydrolase, which translates to MSTARLQILDPLIMLIFTATLLLPSVVAAAAPPVSPSAVKLDKAGVEAFATQFFEQKEVKEQLAGALLVIVKDGQVLLNKGYGYADIAAKRPVDADTTLFRLASVSKLFTAAGIMQLAEAGKVDLDKDVQTYLPDLKIPNTTGAPLTLKHLMTHTTGFDNADNVDSDRSYTLKNYLNDMMPTVVRKPGEVFRYDNFAFTLQGYIIEQVSGLPFQDYVSKNIFNPLGMDSSSFIFNDKVKQAIATPYDNNLEQLEQIKNVPDNSPQGGMFSTGADMAKFMLAMLHNGQTGDGRFLTEASIKAMEHTSVTIHPDIPGAGYAFETNYPKDYNGHTVVEKGGDLSGFHSNLWLLPGQNTGMFLALNSDKGNLRLPFFEQFMSRYFPKTDAGPAFLKPAPDKQQLLRFEGLYRHLRTPVLRYDITATDGALIVRDALGTHTLRQADDLLFYDEEGTPAGFKADADGNITYFSYNMTDSWAEKIPVPPIFSDVPVNHPYAKSIYYLVQLGAIPGGTNEFKPDKAVTRGQFLSQIMPLAGFQLSTRPSVFSDTKGSPYEAVIQTAVDYGIVQGLPGSIFGPNQPLTREQAATFIWRMVKISLNADPVKADLKTPASPWASEGVQYIAGQQLFGPDVQAANGALEYRPKDPMLNKEAAVLIYKLVQKLF; encoded by the coding sequence TTGTCAACGGCAAGACTTCAAATTCTTGATCCGCTCATTATGCTCATCTTCACTGCTACCCTGCTCCTACCGTCTGTAGTTGCTGCGGCCGCCCCCCCAGTGTCCCCTTCGGCTGTAAAGCTGGACAAAGCCGGGGTCGAAGCCTTTGCAACGCAATTTTTTGAACAAAAGGAGGTCAAAGAACAATTGGCAGGCGCCCTGCTGGTCATCGTCAAAGACGGACAGGTGCTCCTGAACAAAGGCTACGGTTATGCAGACATTGCTGCAAAGCGGCCGGTTGACGCGGATACAACACTCTTTCGCCTGGCTTCTGTATCCAAGCTGTTCACTGCTGCCGGCATTATGCAGCTGGCTGAAGCCGGAAAGGTTGATCTGGACAAGGATGTCCAAACCTACCTGCCGGATCTGAAAATCCCGAATACAACGGGAGCACCGCTTACACTGAAGCATCTGATGACCCATACGACTGGCTTTGATAATGCAGACAACGTTGATTCTGATAGGTCTTATACACTTAAGAATTACCTGAATGACATGATGCCTACTGTTGTCCGCAAGCCAGGGGAAGTTTTCCGTTACGACAACTTCGCATTTACTTTGCAGGGGTATATCATCGAGCAAGTGTCCGGACTGCCGTTTCAGGATTATGTCAGCAAAAATATTTTCAACCCGCTCGGCATGGACAGCAGCAGCTTTATTTTTAACGACAAGGTAAAGCAAGCCATCGCCACTCCCTACGACAACAATCTTGAGCAGCTAGAGCAAATCAAGAACGTGCCTGACAACTCTCCGCAAGGAGGGATGTTCTCTACGGGAGCCGATATGGCCAAGTTCATGCTCGCAATGCTACACAACGGGCAAACCGGAGATGGGCGGTTCCTGACGGAAGCTTCAATAAAAGCAATGGAGCATACAAGCGTCACGATCCATCCGGACATTCCGGGTGCCGGCTATGCCTTTGAGACGAACTATCCGAAAGATTACAACGGGCATACAGTCGTAGAAAAAGGCGGCGATTTATCGGGGTTCCATTCCAATCTATGGCTGCTGCCCGGGCAGAACACCGGTATGTTCCTCGCCTTGAACAGTGACAAAGGCAACCTGCGGCTTCCTTTCTTTGAGCAGTTCATGAGCCGTTATTTCCCTAAAACGGATGCTGGACCGGCTTTTCTGAAGCCGGCACCGGATAAGCAGCAGCTCCTGCGGTTTGAGGGACTGTACCGCCATCTGCGCACACCTGTATTGCGTTATGACATTACCGCAACAGACGGTGCCTTGATCGTGCGCGACGCTTTGGGCACCCATACCTTGCGCCAGGCGGACGATTTGCTGTTTTATGACGAAGAAGGAACCCCTGCCGGTTTTAAAGCGGATGCGGACGGGAACATTACCTACTTTTCCTACAACATGACAGACAGCTGGGCGGAGAAGATCCCCGTGCCCCCCATATTCAGCGATGTCCCGGTAAACCATCCTTATGCCAAATCTATTTATTACCTGGTTCAGCTTGGGGCTATTCCGGGCGGCACAAACGAATTCAAACCAGACAAGGCGGTGACGCGAGGCCAGTTTCTCTCACAAATTATGCCACTGGCGGGATTCCAGCTTTCTACCCGGCCATCTGTATTTTCTGACACGAAAGGCAGCCCCTATGAAGCTGTAATCCAGACGGCGGTTGATTACGGGATTGTTCAGGGACTCCCCGGCAGCATCTTTGGCCCTAACCAGCCATTGACACGTGAGCAAGCGGCTACCTTCATCTGGCGGATGGTCAAGATCTCGCTGAATGCTGATCCCGTAAAAGCCGACCTGAAAACCCCCGCCTCCCCCTGGGCATCCGAAGGGGTACAGTACATTGCGGGACAACAGCTATTCGGCCCTGACGTCCAGGCTGCAAACGGAGCGCTGGAATACAGACCGAAGGATCCTATGCTGAACAAGGAAGCAGCGGTATTGATCTACAAGCTTGTTCAGAAGCTTTTTTAG
- a CDS encoding daunorubicin resistance protein DrrA family ABC transporter ATP-binding protein, with protein sequence MSQNKKQPLPSKDWAIEAHGLVKVFGDNRAVDGVDLQVATGSIYGVLGPNGAGKTTAIRMLATLLRPDGGSAKVFGHDVVKEPQIVRQLIGVTGQYASVDESLSATENLVIFSRLLGLGRAEARRKAEELLEEFGLTEAAKRPLKNFSGGMRRRLDLAASLIAQPPLIFLDEPTTGLDPRTRNQMWETIRRLIQSGSTVLLTTQYLEEADQLADRIAVIDHGHVVAEGTVDELKSSVGTSSLQLRVQNMRDIGIARQTVERMLRVQTSISAEAAKITAPLGNVDRVADLLIALREAGISLAELSVQKPTLDEVFLSITGHGVEEKSAPASAEFIQAEGQTV encoded by the coding sequence ATGAGTCAAAACAAGAAACAACCGCTGCCATCCAAAGATTGGGCCATTGAGGCGCATGGGCTTGTCAAAGTTTTTGGAGACAACCGGGCGGTGGACGGGGTAGACCTGCAAGTGGCCACGGGTTCGATTTACGGAGTGCTGGGGCCAAACGGCGCAGGCAAGACTACAGCGATCCGGATGCTGGCGACATTATTAAGACCGGATGGCGGTTCTGCGAAGGTGTTCGGGCATGATGTGGTGAAGGAGCCGCAGATTGTGCGCCAGCTGATTGGGGTAACCGGACAATATGCGTCAGTGGATGAGTCGCTCAGTGCAACCGAGAATCTGGTGATTTTCTCCCGGCTGCTGGGCCTGGGACGTGCGGAAGCACGCCGCAAGGCAGAGGAGCTGCTGGAGGAATTCGGTTTGACCGAAGCTGCCAAACGTCCGCTCAAAAATTTCTCCGGCGGGATGCGCCGGCGGCTGGACCTGGCCGCCAGTCTGATTGCGCAGCCGCCGCTCATTTTCCTGGATGAGCCGACGACTGGCCTGGACCCCCGTACCCGCAACCAGATGTGGGAGACGATCCGGCGCTTGATCCAATCCGGTTCAACGGTGTTGTTGACCACACAATACCTGGAAGAAGCAGATCAGCTGGCTGACCGGATCGCGGTCATTGATCATGGCCATGTGGTTGCGGAGGGGACGGTAGATGAGCTGAAATCATCGGTTGGTACCTCGTCTCTGCAATTAAGAGTTCAGAATATGCGGGACATTGGCATTGCCCGCCAGACGGTAGAGCGGATGTTGAGAGTACAGACCAGTATATCAGCGGAAGCTGCGAAGATTACGGCACCTCTGGGAAATGTTGACCGGGTGGCGGATCTGCTGATTGCACTGCGTGAGGCAGGGATTTCTTTGGCGGAGCTGAGTGTGCAGAAGCCAACGCTCGACGAGGTTTTCCTGAGCATCACGGGCCACGGGGTAGAAGAAAAGTCAGCTCCGGCTTCGGCCGAATTCATTCAAGCGGAGGGTCAAACCGTATGA
- a CDS encoding undecaprenyl-diphosphate phosphatase, with amino-acid sequence MTDVIKAIILGIIEGLTEFLPVSSTGHLILAGDLLSFEGDAAITFKIVIQLGAVMAVLILYWRRYLAIGANLIRMDFSKSKGLNVIHMILAMLPALILYLLFKDIIKSRLFGPTPVLIGLVAGGLLMILAARSRKTNTADTIDGINYKQAFGIGLFQCLALWPGFSRSGSTISGGLLLGTSQKAAADFTFLISVPVMFGASLLDLYDSRDLLNSDDLILMLIGFTTSFLVAMIAVVTFIKLIKRLRLEWFALYRFALAALFYLIVIL; translated from the coding sequence ATGACTGATGTAATTAAAGCAATAATCCTTGGCATAATAGAGGGCTTAACTGAATTTTTACCGGTATCGTCTACCGGGCATCTTATTTTAGCAGGCGATTTGCTCAGCTTTGAGGGAGACGCTGCCATAACTTTTAAAATCGTAATCCAATTGGGTGCAGTGATGGCAGTTCTGATTCTTTATTGGCGAAGGTATTTAGCGATTGGGGCTAATCTGATTAGAATGGATTTTTCCAAAAGTAAAGGGTTAAATGTCATTCATATGATTTTGGCTATGTTACCGGCATTAATCCTGTATCTTCTCTTCAAAGACATAATAAAAAGCCGATTGTTCGGCCCAACCCCTGTTTTGATCGGTCTGGTTGCCGGCGGCTTGCTGATGATCCTCGCAGCACGGAGCAGGAAAACTAACACCGCTGATACGATCGATGGGATTAATTACAAACAAGCTTTCGGGATTGGCCTGTTCCAATGTTTGGCTTTGTGGCCGGGATTTTCGAGATCGGGTTCGACGATTTCAGGGGGCCTTTTGCTTGGCACCAGCCAAAAAGCCGCCGCAGATTTTACGTTCCTTATTTCCGTGCCTGTTATGTTTGGGGCAAGCTTGTTGGATTTATACGATAGCCGCGATTTGCTGAATTCTGACGATTTAATCTTAATGTTAATTGGCTTTACGACATCCTTTCTTGTGGCAATGATTGCAGTAGTCACGTTCATCAAACTGATTAAGCGGCTTAGATTGGAATGGTTTGCCCTATACCGTTTTGCCCTGGCGGCGCTCTTCTATTTAATCGTCATCCTGTAA
- a CDS encoding DUF6809 family protein: MKSILEDMYYGNLRPDESIKSADPRAKQLHQEVMMLMDNYQKKLAAAEFEEIERLLDLVGELNSMHAAAAFVQGYRIGALMIMEVYCG; the protein is encoded by the coding sequence GTGAAAAGTATTCTGGAGGATATGTATTACGGGAATTTGCGGCCTGATGAGTCTATAAAATCTGCAGATCCAAGAGCTAAGCAGCTTCATCAGGAGGTTATGATGTTAATGGACAATTACCAAAAGAAGCTAGCGGCGGCAGAATTCGAAGAAATCGAAAGACTACTGGATCTCGTTGGTGAGCTTAACTCCATGCATGCGGCGGCAGCTTTTGTTCAAGGATACCGGATAGGGGCATTAATGATAATGGAGGTATATTGCGGATAA
- a CDS encoding ABC transporter permease: MSTMIKPGAQRQLKNHTSFGQSVRNSLTMAYRGMLKIKRTPEQLFDVTFQPIIFTLMFTYIFGGAISGDVQNYLPMIIPGILVQTVITTSIVTGVQLREDMEKGVFDRFKSLPISRIAPLAGALLADTVRYTIATVLTFAMGYVMGLSPEGGLGHVAMAGVLVIICSWAISWIFAFFGVIARTASSVQGISMIVLFPLTFLSNAFVPVDTMPDWLQWFVKMNPISHLVTAVRDLVNSGTMGSDLVFSLAGAAVIVAIFAPITVRAYMRRT, translated from the coding sequence ATGAGTACAATGATAAAACCAGGCGCCCAGCGCCAACTGAAAAACCACACCAGCTTCGGACAGTCGGTACGCAATTCACTGACAATGGCCTACCGGGGGATGCTCAAAATCAAACGCACACCCGAGCAGTTATTTGACGTCACGTTTCAGCCGATTATTTTTACCCTGATGTTTACGTATATTTTTGGTGGAGCCATCTCTGGGGATGTCCAGAATTATTTGCCGATGATCATCCCCGGAATCCTCGTGCAGACCGTCATCACGACTTCGATTGTGACAGGTGTTCAACTGCGTGAGGATATGGAAAAAGGGGTCTTTGACCGCTTCAAGTCACTGCCGATCTCGCGGATAGCCCCGCTTGCCGGAGCCTTGCTGGCGGATACGGTCCGTTATACGATTGCAACAGTGCTTACTTTTGCGATGGGGTATGTGATGGGACTGAGCCCTGAAGGCGGACTCGGGCATGTAGCCATGGCCGGTGTGCTGGTCATTATCTGCTCCTGGGCGATCAGCTGGATCTTTGCTTTCTTCGGCGTTATTGCGCGTACAGCTTCCAGTGTACAGGGAATCTCCATGATTGTGCTGTTCCCGCTTACCTTCCTGTCCAACGCTTTTGTACCGGTCGATACCATGCCTGACTGGCTTCAATGGTTCGTCAAAATGAACCCGATCTCGCATTTGGTCACAGCCGTCCGCGATCTGGTCAACTCGGGAACCATGGGCTCGGATCTGGTCTTTTCCCTGGCCGGCGCCGCTGTGATTGTGGCGATCTTTGCACCAATCACGGTGCGTGCATATATGCGCCGTACGTAA
- a CDS encoding carbohydrate-binding protein, whose translation MKKLFAGLMMFTLIFGVSFVGSAFASGDEVKLIDSDVSVIYKPGYVGFSGNVDVANLGPVKNVTVHYTTDNTTWYNTSANYVGPTDGTREKWHFGISRTDASTDHNELKNLSFIKFAIEYEVNGQVYWDNNGGANYYNEVNHTVPLSSVILGAPNVVNGSSTLSNGEFNGTIYVKNLNPTKTVKVTYSTDNWATTQEAFATYNGSLNNLNSVERWSYSINVPGATDVKYSVSYTTGGQTYWDNNYGHNYEVN comes from the coding sequence ATGAAAAAACTATTTGCTGGATTGATGATGTTTACTCTGATTTTTGGTGTATCCTTTGTGGGATCGGCATTTGCCAGCGGTGATGAGGTTAAGCTTATTGACTCGGATGTTAGCGTTATTTATAAACCCGGATATGTCGGATTCAGCGGAAATGTTGATGTTGCAAATCTGGGACCCGTGAAAAATGTCACTGTCCATTATACGACAGATAACACCACTTGGTATAATACAAGTGCGAATTATGTAGGGCCGACGGATGGAACCCGTGAGAAATGGCATTTCGGCATTTCCAGAACTGATGCTTCAACAGATCATAACGAGCTGAAGAATCTGAGCTTCATTAAATTCGCTATTGAATACGAAGTGAATGGCCAGGTCTATTGGGATAACAACGGGGGAGCGAATTATTACAATGAAGTCAATCATACTGTTCCCCTGAGTTCCGTGATTTTGGGAGCACCAAATGTGGTTAACGGCAGTAGTACTCTTAGCAACGGTGAATTTAACGGAACCATCTATGTGAAAAACCTGAATCCGACCAAAACAGTAAAAGTAACGTACTCAACAGACAACTGGGCAACGACTCAAGAGGCATTCGCTACTTACAACGGCTCCTTGAATAATCTCAATAGTGTTGAAAGATGGAGCTACAGTATCAATGTCCCAGGTGCTACAGATGTTAAATATTCGGTTTCGTATACAACCGGCGGGCAAACGTATTGGGACAATAACTACGGCCATAATTACGAGGTCAACTAA
- a CDS encoding DUF6544 family protein has product MILILVILVGITVGVMIFFHIPYSRTKAEFLRLADNGLSAAAASNDVFTSEDWKALPSPVQKYFETSGWTGTPKMSSMKAVFKGVDFILSPKKPAIQIDYTQYNFSQRPARIALIETSMYGIPFQGLDTYVEGKGSMKGVLAKLFTLFNQQGREMDQACLVTFLSESLLLPSAAIQSCITWEPIDDTHARAVIACYGITAGGIFSFNDNGECLSFTTDDRTAVGMDGSKQRVRWSALMKDYKQIDGVRQPTRLQAVWHYDSGDLVYFDSRNFRVEYSYRMTIK; this is encoded by the coding sequence ATGATTCTTATACTGGTAATCCTTGTCGGCATCACAGTTGGTGTGATGATATTCTTCCATATTCCCTATTCGCGCACCAAAGCCGAGTTTCTGCGGCTCGCTGATAACGGCCTCTCTGCTGCTGCTGCCTCTAACGATGTGTTCACAAGCGAAGACTGGAAGGCTCTTCCTTCTCCTGTCCAGAAATATTTCGAAACCAGCGGATGGACCGGCACACCCAAAATGTCCTCGATGAAAGCCGTATTCAAAGGGGTAGACTTCATCCTCTCCCCCAAGAAACCGGCGATTCAGATAGATTACACGCAGTATAATTTCAGTCAGCGTCCTGCCAGAATTGCCCTGATCGAAACTTCTATGTACGGGATTCCTTTTCAAGGCCTGGATACCTATGTCGAGGGAAAAGGCAGCATGAAGGGCGTTCTGGCAAAGTTGTTCACTCTATTCAACCAGCAGGGCAGGGAGATGGATCAGGCGTGTCTGGTCACCTTTTTGTCGGAATCGCTCTTGCTGCCAAGCGCCGCTATACAGAGCTGCATTACTTGGGAGCCCATCGACGATACTCATGCCCGCGCGGTGATTGCCTGTTATGGCATTACCGCAGGCGGCATCTTCAGTTTCAACGACAACGGAGAATGCCTGTCCTTCACGACGGACGACCGCACCGCCGTCGGAATGGACGGCTCCAAACAGCGGGTGAGATGGTCGGCGCTAATGAAGGATTACAAGCAGATTGACGGCGTTAGACAACCTACCCGACTGCAGGCAGTGTGGCATTATGACAGCGGAGATCTTGTCTATTTTGACAGCAGGAATTTTCGGGTGGAGTATAGTTACAGGATGACGATTAAATAG